One genomic window of Salvia miltiorrhiza cultivar Shanhuang (shh) chromosome 4, IMPLAD_Smil_shh, whole genome shotgun sequence includes the following:
- the LOC131022632 gene encoding E3 ubiquitin-protein ligase AIRP2-like, protein MRKSFKDSLKALEADIQHANTLASDYPRAYDGACLQMRLSYSPCAHIFLFLIQWTDCHLAGALGLIRILIYKAYGNGKTTMSIHERKASLREFYGVIFPSLLQLHNGITDAEERKQRELCETKYTRRDEMSKGKLSEIEIEREEECGICMEMSTKVVLPRCSHSLCIKCYRDWRAKSQSCPFCRDSLNRMNSGELWIYTSNCDITDLSTIAKENLKRLVVYIEKLPLVVPNPMVVSYDPHS, encoded by the exons ATGAGGAAGTCTTTTAAAGATTCACTCAAAGCGCTTGAAGCTGATATCCAGCATGCCAACacctt GGCATCAGATTATCCGAGGGCGTATGATGGCGCCTGCCTTCAGATGAGACTATCGTATAGCCCTTGCGCACATATTTTCCTCTTCCTTATTCAATGGACTGATTGTCACCTAGCTGGTGCGCTCGGGCTGATTAGGATCCTTATTTACAAG GCTTATGGTAATGGTAAGACAACCATGTCTATTCATGAAAGGAAAGCTAGTTTGAGGGAGTTCTACG GAGTGATATTCCCCTCTTTGCTGCAACTCCACAACGGTATCACTGATGCCGAGGAGAGGAAGCAGAGAGAGCTGTGTGAGACTAAGTACACGAGAAGAGATGAGATGAGCAAGGGAAAATTGTCTGAAATTGAAATCGAGAGGGAGGAGGAATGTGGGATTTGCATGGAGATGAGCACCAAGGTTGTCCTGCCCAGATGCAGTCATTCCTTGTGTATTAAGTGCTACAGGGACTG GCGCGCTAAATCTCAGTCGTGTCCGTTCTGTCGGGATAGTCTGAACCGGATGAATTCTGGGGAGCTCTGGATATACACCAGCAACTGTGACATAACTGACTTATCCACCATTGCAAAGGAAAATCTGAAGCGACTGGTCGTGTACATCGAGAAACTGCCCCTCGTCGTTCCAAATCCGATGGTGGTCTCTTATGATCCTCATTCTTGA
- the LOC131022635 gene encoding cis-prenyltransferase 4, chloroplastic-like: MDQLKLIKLQKSVPPSNFRNPKLPPFQNQPRRQRMASLQLRLSFTPSPLKLRQQVPRRSLDLKLPPRALSSAIKAATVNGHPGEDALLKGTTAPAQFSGEDSVALPAGLRRESIPRHVAVIMDGNRRWARMRGFPVGSGYEAGVRALRRMVELCCKLGIKVLTVFAFSSDNWFRPKVEVDVLMALFDRGLREELQYLVSADVRISIMGDSSKLFNSLQALLANAMETTQNNSRLHLIVAVNYSGRSDVVQACQKLAVEVKDGLIEPEDINEFLVERELGTNCTDFPHPDLLIRTSGELRVSNFLLWQLAHTELYFTDSLWPDFGEDEFLQALSSFQERQRRYGC; this comes from the exons ATGGATCAGTTAAAACTCATAAAACTTCAAAAATCAGTGCCGCCTTCCAATTTTAGAAACCCTAAACTCCCGCCTTTCCAAAACCAACCGCGGCGGCAGCGAATGGCGTCTCTCCAACTCCGCCTCTCTTTCACCCCCTCGCCACTCAAGCTCCGGCAGCAGGTGCCGCGCCGCTCACTCGACCTCAAGCTGCCGCCGCGCGCGTTGTCTTCAGCCATCAAAGCCGCCACTGTAAACGGGCATCCCGGCGAGGACGCCTTGCTAAAGGGGACGACGGCGCCAGCTCAATTTTCCGGCGAAGATTCAGTTGCGCTGCCTGCGGGACTGCGGCGGGAGTCGATACCGAGGCACGTGGCGGTCATTATGGATGGGAACAGGAGGTGGGCCCGGATGAGGGGTTTTCCTGTCGGGTCGGGCTATGAGGCCGGAGTTCGGGCCTTGAGACGGATGGTGGAGCTCTGTTGCAAATTGGGGATAAAGGTTCTCACAGTCTTCGCCTTTTCTTCGGATAATTGGTTTCGTCCAAAG GTGGAGGTTGATGTCTTGATGGCATTGTTTGACAGAGGATTAAGAGAGGAACTCCAATATTTAGTGAG TGCAGATGTTAGGATTTCAATCATGGGGGACTCCTCTAAACTCTTCAATTCATTACAGGCATTGCTAGCCAATGCAATGGAAACTACCCAGAATAACTCAAGACTTCACCTCATTGTTGCAGTTAACTATAGTGGCCGGAGTGATGTTGTGCAAGCCTGCCAAAAGCTCGCGGTTGAAGTAAAGGATGGACTCATCGAGCCCGAGGATATCAATGAGTTTCTTGTTGAAAGGGAGCTTGGAACAAATTGTACTGATTTCCCTCATCCTGACTTGCTAATACGGACTAGTGGGGAGTTGAGAGTTAGTAATTTCTTACTATGGCAGTTGGCTCATACTGAACTATATTTCACTGATTCACTTTGGCCCGATTTTGGTGAAGACGAGTTCCTGCAGGCCTTAAGTTCCTTCCAAGAAAGGCAGAGGCGCTATGGTTGTTGA
- the LOC131022634 gene encoding protein root UVB sensitive 5 isoform X2, with protein sequence MASALRLSCQSFNFSSWQSPARVDRFQILCSNLPHSAGAGDSQCIKEENEARFVLLEKYGNGTSKRFILESDLQIRTILEDGSAQTNVMQNSDAVGTDIYLSWLPKTIKDFILPAGFPDSVSDDYLEYILLQFPTNVTGWICHTLVTSTLLKAVGVGSFSGTTAAASAAAIRWVSKDGIGALGRLFIGGRFGNLFDDDPKQWRLYADFVGSAGSIFDLSTQLYPAYFLPLASLGNLAKAVGRGLRDPSFRVIQNHFAISGNLGEVSAKEEVWEVAAELVGLALGILALINLKRARILVNSHISWQKIPGISDCNKMENILLWERFLKPKITFGVPLEEMINGKKPGSLVKTLLKLYAEEKYFLVVNQLGTEFEIFVSYKEGATSLSVLRSVWQSYWLHQNRSESDDVLSQLEQSLIALNDRFDDFVLQLERTGWETNQIYLKVPKEITIQEQSPAASSSSS encoded by the exons ATGGCTTCCGCGCTGCGGTTGAGCTGCCAGAGCTTCAACTTTAGCTCCTGGCAGAGTCCGGCGAGAGTTGATCGGTTTCAGATTTTGTGCAGCAATCTACCCCATTCAGCCGGAGCAGGAGACTCACAATGTATAAA GGAGGAAAATGAAGCGCGATTCGTTTTGCTGGAGAAATACGGTAATGGCACATCCAAACG ATTTATTTTAGAATCTGATCTGCAAATTAGAACCATTCTCGAGGATGGTTCGGCCCAAACTAATGTGATGCAAAACTCGGATGCTGTGGGAACTGACATTTACTTGTCTTGGCTTCCGAAAACAATCAAAGATTTTATCCTTCCAGCAGGTTTCCCAG ATTCAGTGTCAGATGATTACTTGGAGTACATATTGCTCCAGTTCCCAACTAATGTTACAGGGTGGATATGTCATACACTGGTCACATCTACTCTTCTAAAG GCTGTTGGAGTAGGCTCATTTTCAGGAACTACGGCTGCAGCTTCTGCTGCTGCTATTAG ATGGGTGTCAAAGGATGGCATTGGTGCTCTTGGCCGTTTATTCATTG GTGGAAGGTTTGGTAACCTTTTTGATGATGATCCAAAACAATGGCGCTTATATGCAGATTTCGTTGGTAGTGCTGGGAG CATCTTTGACCTCAGCACCCAGCTCTATCCTGCATACTTTTTACCTTTGGCATCACTAGGAAATCTTGCCAAG GCGGTAGGGAGAGGTCTGAGAGATCCTTCATTCCGCGTGATCCAAAATCATTTTGCAATCTCTGGAAATCTGGGAGAAGTATCAGCCAAG GAGGAAGTGTGGGAAGTGGCTGCTGAGCTGGTTGGCCTTGCTTTAGGCATACTTGCTCTG ATAAATCTCAAGCGTGCACGGATATTGGTGAACTCGCATATTTCATGGCAAAAGATTCCTG GAATCAGTGACTGTAACAAGATGGAAAATATATTGTTGTGGGAAAGATTTCTTAAACCAAAAATCACTTTTGGTGTGCCCTTGGAAGAGATGATTAATGGCAAGAAACCTGGCTCTCTG GTGAAGACACTTCTCAAACTCTACGCAGAGGAGAAATATTTTCTTGTGGTGAACCAACTCGGAACAGAATTTGAGATCTTTGTCTCGTACAAG GAGGGAGCTACAAGTCTATCAGTCCTACGAAGTGTGTGGCAATCCTATTGGCTCCATCAAAATAGGAGTGAATCAGATGATGTCTTGAGCCAACTCGAGCAAAGCTTGATTGCATTAAACGATAGGTTTGATGATTTTGTGCTACAACTGGAAAGGACCGGATGGGAGACTAATCAGATATATCTCAAGGTGCCTAAGGAAATTACAATCCAAGAACAATCTCCAGCAGCGTCGTCGTCGTCCTCATAA
- the LOC131022634 gene encoding protein root UVB sensitive 5 isoform X1 — translation MASALRLSCQSFNFSSWQSPARVDRFQILCSNLPHSAGAGDSQCIKEENEARFVLLEKYGNGTSKRFILESDLQIRTILEDGSAQTNVMQNSDAVGTDIYLSWLPKTIKDFILPAGFPDSVSDDYLEYILLQFPTNVTGWICHTLVTSTLLKAVGVGSFSGTTAAASAAAIRWVSKDGIGALGRLFIGGRFGNLFDDDPKQWRLYADFVGSAGSIFDLSTQLYPAYFLPLASLGNLAKAVGRGLRDPSFRVIQNHFAISGNLGEVSAKEEVWEVAAELVGLALGILALDTPGFSSSYPTLTFTWLGVRLLHLWFRYLSLSVLRFNTINLKRARILVNSHISWQKIPGISDCNKMENILLWERFLKPKITFGVPLEEMINGKKPGSLVKTLLKLYAEEKYFLVVNQLGTEFEIFVSYKEGATSLSVLRSVWQSYWLHQNRSESDDVLSQLEQSLIALNDRFDDFVLQLERTGWETNQIYLKVPKEITIQEQSPAASSSSS, via the exons ATGGCTTCCGCGCTGCGGTTGAGCTGCCAGAGCTTCAACTTTAGCTCCTGGCAGAGTCCGGCGAGAGTTGATCGGTTTCAGATTTTGTGCAGCAATCTACCCCATTCAGCCGGAGCAGGAGACTCACAATGTATAAA GGAGGAAAATGAAGCGCGATTCGTTTTGCTGGAGAAATACGGTAATGGCACATCCAAACG ATTTATTTTAGAATCTGATCTGCAAATTAGAACCATTCTCGAGGATGGTTCGGCCCAAACTAATGTGATGCAAAACTCGGATGCTGTGGGAACTGACATTTACTTGTCTTGGCTTCCGAAAACAATCAAAGATTTTATCCTTCCAGCAGGTTTCCCAG ATTCAGTGTCAGATGATTACTTGGAGTACATATTGCTCCAGTTCCCAACTAATGTTACAGGGTGGATATGTCATACACTGGTCACATCTACTCTTCTAAAG GCTGTTGGAGTAGGCTCATTTTCAGGAACTACGGCTGCAGCTTCTGCTGCTGCTATTAG ATGGGTGTCAAAGGATGGCATTGGTGCTCTTGGCCGTTTATTCATTG GTGGAAGGTTTGGTAACCTTTTTGATGATGATCCAAAACAATGGCGCTTATATGCAGATTTCGTTGGTAGTGCTGGGAG CATCTTTGACCTCAGCACCCAGCTCTATCCTGCATACTTTTTACCTTTGGCATCACTAGGAAATCTTGCCAAG GCGGTAGGGAGAGGTCTGAGAGATCCTTCATTCCGCGTGATCCAAAATCATTTTGCAATCTCTGGAAATCTGGGAGAAGTATCAGCCAAG GAGGAAGTGTGGGAAGTGGCTGCTGAGCTGGTTGGCCTTGCTTTAGGCATACTTGCTCTG GATACACCTGGTTTTTCATCTTCGTATCCTACATTGACATTCACGTGGCTTGGAGTGCGGCTTCTTCACCTCTGGTTCCGCTATCTGTCACTCTCAGTTCTGCGGTTTAACACG ATAAATCTCAAGCGTGCACGGATATTGGTGAACTCGCATATTTCATGGCAAAAGATTCCTG GAATCAGTGACTGTAACAAGATGGAAAATATATTGTTGTGGGAAAGATTTCTTAAACCAAAAATCACTTTTGGTGTGCCCTTGGAAGAGATGATTAATGGCAAGAAACCTGGCTCTCTG GTGAAGACACTTCTCAAACTCTACGCAGAGGAGAAATATTTTCTTGTGGTGAACCAACTCGGAACAGAATTTGAGATCTTTGTCTCGTACAAG GAGGGAGCTACAAGTCTATCAGTCCTACGAAGTGTGTGGCAATCCTATTGGCTCCATCAAAATAGGAGTGAATCAGATGATGTCTTGAGCCAACTCGAGCAAAGCTTGATTGCATTAAACGATAGGTTTGATGATTTTGTGCTACAACTGGAAAGGACCGGATGGGAGACTAATCAGATATATCTCAAGGTGCCTAAGGAAATTACAATCCAAGAACAATCTCCAGCAGCGTCGTCGTCGTCCTCATAA
- the LOC131022634 gene encoding protein root UVB sensitive 5 isoform X3 — MQNSDAVGTDIYLSWLPKTIKDFILPAGFPDSVSDDYLEYILLQFPTNVTGWICHTLVTSTLLKAVGVGSFSGTTAAASAAAIRWVSKDGIGALGRLFIGGRFGNLFDDDPKQWRLYADFVGSAGSIFDLSTQLYPAYFLPLASLGNLAKAVGRGLRDPSFRVIQNHFAISGNLGEVSAKEEVWEVAAELVGLALGILALDTPGFSSSYPTLTFTWLGVRLLHLWFRYLSLSVLRFNTINLKRARILVNSHISWQKIPGISDCNKMENILLWERFLKPKITFGVPLEEMINGKKPGSLVKTLLKLYAEEKYFLVVNQLGTEFEIFVSYKEGATSLSVLRSVWQSYWLHQNRSESDDVLSQLEQSLIALNDRFDDFVLQLERTGWETNQIYLKVPKEITIQEQSPAASSSSS, encoded by the exons ATGCAAAACTCGGATGCTGTGGGAACTGACATTTACTTGTCTTGGCTTCCGAAAACAATCAAAGATTTTATCCTTCCAGCAGGTTTCCCAG ATTCAGTGTCAGATGATTACTTGGAGTACATATTGCTCCAGTTCCCAACTAATGTTACAGGGTGGATATGTCATACACTGGTCACATCTACTCTTCTAAAG GCTGTTGGAGTAGGCTCATTTTCAGGAACTACGGCTGCAGCTTCTGCTGCTGCTATTAG ATGGGTGTCAAAGGATGGCATTGGTGCTCTTGGCCGTTTATTCATTG GTGGAAGGTTTGGTAACCTTTTTGATGATGATCCAAAACAATGGCGCTTATATGCAGATTTCGTTGGTAGTGCTGGGAG CATCTTTGACCTCAGCACCCAGCTCTATCCTGCATACTTTTTACCTTTGGCATCACTAGGAAATCTTGCCAAG GCGGTAGGGAGAGGTCTGAGAGATCCTTCATTCCGCGTGATCCAAAATCATTTTGCAATCTCTGGAAATCTGGGAGAAGTATCAGCCAAG GAGGAAGTGTGGGAAGTGGCTGCTGAGCTGGTTGGCCTTGCTTTAGGCATACTTGCTCTG GATACACCTGGTTTTTCATCTTCGTATCCTACATTGACATTCACGTGGCTTGGAGTGCGGCTTCTTCACCTCTGGTTCCGCTATCTGTCACTCTCAGTTCTGCGGTTTAACACG ATAAATCTCAAGCGTGCACGGATATTGGTGAACTCGCATATTTCATGGCAAAAGATTCCTG GAATCAGTGACTGTAACAAGATGGAAAATATATTGTTGTGGGAAAGATTTCTTAAACCAAAAATCACTTTTGGTGTGCCCTTGGAAGAGATGATTAATGGCAAGAAACCTGGCTCTCTG GTGAAGACACTTCTCAAACTCTACGCAGAGGAGAAATATTTTCTTGTGGTGAACCAACTCGGAACAGAATTTGAGATCTTTGTCTCGTACAAG GAGGGAGCTACAAGTCTATCAGTCCTACGAAGTGTGTGGCAATCCTATTGGCTCCATCAAAATAGGAGTGAATCAGATGATGTCTTGAGCCAACTCGAGCAAAGCTTGATTGCATTAAACGATAGGTTTGATGATTTTGTGCTACAACTGGAAAGGACCGGATGGGAGACTAATCAGATATATCTCAAGGTGCCTAAGGAAATTACAATCCAAGAACAATCTCCAGCAGCGTCGTCGTCGTCCTCATAA
- the LOC131022636 gene encoding thylakoid ADP,ATP carrier protein, chloroplastic, whose product MSDNSQATLRWREIPGLDPNRSGGLRLPQCKTTRFGDGRGPNFACISLAEKREEKEFSPSFDQILKHPLTMVALVPKDAALFAAGAIAGAAAKTVTAPLDRIKLLMQTHGLRAGQVGAKKGIGFVEAISLIGKEEGLKGYWKGNLPQVIRIIPYSAVQLFAYESYKKLFRGKDGELSLLGRLAAGACAGMTSTFVTYPLDVLRLRLAVEPGYRTMSQVAANMLREEGFASFYNGLGPSLIGIAPYIAVNFCVFDLVKKALPEKYQKRTEVSMATALVSATVATLMCYPLDTVRRQMQMKGTPYVTILDAFPGIVARDGLVGLYRGFIPNALKTLPNSSIRLTTFDSVKRLIAAGEKELQRIIEENRKNADQSASDNGS is encoded by the exons atgagcgataatTCTCAAGCCACATTGAGATGGCGGGAAATTCCGGGGCTTGACCCGAACCGCTCGGGCGGGCTCCGCCTCCCCCAATGCAAAACCACACGGTTCGGCGATGGCAGAGGGCCTAATTTTGCTTGTATTTCGCTCGCCGAGAAGAGGGAGGAGAAGGAGTTCTCGCCGTCGTTCGATCAGATTCTGAAGCATCCACTCACTATGGTTGCATTGGTCCCCAAAGACGCCGCTCTCTTCGCCGCCGGGGCAATTGCCGGCGCCGCCGCCAAAACTGTCACCGCGCCGCTCGACCGCATCAAGCTTCTTATGCAG ACTCATGGGCTCAGAGCTGGACAAGTAGGTGCGAAGAAGGGGATAGGTTTTGTTGAG GCTATCTCGTTGATCGGAAAGGAAGAAGGGCTGAAAGGTTACTGGAAAGGGAATCTCCCTCAG GTGATCCGGATTATACCTTATAGCGCAGTTCAGCTTTTTGCCTATGAATCATACAAG AAACTTTTCCGGGGAAAGGATGGCGAACTCTCTCTACTTGGAAGATTAGCAGCAGGTGCTTGTGCTGGCATGACTTCAACTTTC GTTACATACCCGCTAGATGTCCTCCGTTTGAGGTTAGCTGTTGAACCTGGCTACAGAACTATGTCACAG GTTGCTGCAAACATGTTGAGAGAGGAAGGATTTGCATCGTTTTATAATGGTCTAGGACCTTCTCTTATTGGAATCGCACCTTATATTGCAGTGAACTTTTGCGTTTTTGACTT GGTGAAGAAGGCTCTTCCGGAAAAATATCAGAAGAGGACTGAAGTATCCATGGCGACGGCACTGGTGTCGGCTACTGTGGCCACTCTCATGTGCTATCCTTTGGACACAGTTAGAAGACAGATGCAAATGAAGGGTACCCCTTACGTAACAATCTTGGATGCCTTTCCAG GTATCGTGGCTCGTGATGGTTTAGTGGGACTGTACAGAGGTTTCATCCCCAATGCATTAAAGACTCTACCCAACAGCAg CATAAGGCTTACTACATTCGACAGTGTGAAGCGTCTTATCGCAGCAGGGGAGAAAGAACTTCAAAGGATTATAGAGGAAAACCGCAAGAATGCAGATCAAAGTGCTAGCGACAACGGATCCTAG